GCATGAGCGTTGAATCATTCACCCCCACCCCTCTGCTTTTTACAGAAGGGGCAGCCAACAAGGTAAAAACCTTGGTCAGTGAGGAAGGCAATCCGCGTCTGAAGTTGCGTGTGTTTGTCACGGGCGGCGGATGCTCAGGATTCCAATACGGCTTCACTTTTGATGAGGACGTGGCGGACGACGACACCATCGTTGAGCGCGAAGGTGTGAGCTTGGTAGTCGATCCAATGAGCTTTCAGTATCTGGTTGGTGCGGAAGTCGATTATCAGGAAGGGCTCGAAGGTTCTCGATTCGTTATTAAGAATCCCAACGCCACCACCACCTGTGGCTGTGGTTCCTCGTTCTCGATCTGATATCAGTCCCAATAAAAACGCCGCATTCATTGCGGCGTTTTTGTTTGCGGTATTTAGGCCGGGTAAATCGCGCCGAGAATGCGTAGACCTTTGGCGCCGGTTACGCTGGGGCGGTTTGCCGGGATACCCTCTAGGCAGCAATGGGCAAGCCAGGCGAATGCCATTGCCTCCACCCAGTCCGCAGGTACACCGTAATCATCGGTACTGCTGACCTGGCAGCCAGGCAGCAATTGGCCTAGTCGCTGCATCAGGCGCTGATTGTGAGCACCGCCACCGCATACAAGTAGAAGATCGGTCTGCTTTTGTACATTGCGTAGCGAGTTAGCCACGCTGACAGCGGTGAGTTCGAGCAGTGTGGCTTGGACATCAACAGCTTCCACGCCATGAAAATTGGCGAGGTGCTGATCTAGCCAGGCGAGATTGAACAGCTCGCGACCTGTGCTTTTGGGGCCGGTTGTATGGAAGAACGGATCGTCCAGCATCTGCTGTAGCAGTTCCGGGACAACGTTGCCGGAAGCAGCCCACTGTCCAGACTTATCGTACCCGACACCTTTGTGTCGCTGTATCCAGCTATCCATCAAGACATTTCCAGGGCCACAGTCAAAACCAGAGGCTGTATGCGCTGGGTCAAGCAGGCTGATATTGCTGAATCCACCTACGTTGAGTATGGCCCGAGAGCTGTTGGGGCTGGCGAAAAGGGCCTCGTGAAAGGCTGGAACCAGTGGCGCCCCCTGGCCGCCAGCGGCTAGATCTCTGCGCCGGAAATCACTGACCACAGTAATCCCCGTCAGCTCTGCCAAGAGCGCGGAGTTGGCTATCTGTACGGTAAATCCACGAGCCGGTTCGTGGCGCACGGTTTGTCCGTGACTGCCGATGGCTCTGATATCAGCTGGGTGCAGCTGCTGTTCCGACAGGAGTTGATGGATGCCCTTGGCTGCTAGTTGTGCCCACTGCTGTTCGGCGAGGGCCGCTCGGGCAATTTCGTCAGGGCCTGAGGCGCACAGCGCAAGGAGTTGATCGCGGAGCTGCTCTGGCATCGCCAGATAGCAGCTGCC
The Pseudomonas mendocina DNA segment above includes these coding regions:
- the erpA gene encoding iron-sulfur cluster insertion protein ErpA, encoding MSVESFTPTPLLFTEGAANKVKTLVSEEGNPRLKLRVFVTGGGCSGFQYGFTFDEDVADDDTIVEREGVSLVVDPMSFQYLVGAEVDYQEGLEGSRFVIKNPNATTTCGCGSSFSI
- a CDS encoding anhydro-N-acetylmuramic acid kinase, producing the protein MPLYIGVMSGTSLDGLDIALIRQTDQTHLIGSCYLAMPEQLRDQLLALCASGPDEIARAALAEQQWAQLAAKGIHQLLSEQQLHPADIRAIGSHGQTVRHEPARGFTVQIANSALLAELTGITVVSDFRRRDLAAGGQGAPLVPAFHEALFASPNSSRAILNVGGFSNISLLDPAHTASGFDCGPGNVLMDSWIQRHKGVGYDKSGQWAASGNVVPELLQQMLDDPFFHTTGPKSTGRELFNLAWLDQHLANFHGVEAVDVQATLLELTAVSVANSLRNVQKQTDLLLVCGGGAHNQRLMQRLGQLLPGCQVSSTDDYGVPADWVEAMAFAWLAHCCLEGIPANRPSVTGAKGLRILGAIYPA